The Rhodoligotrophos appendicifer sequence ATGCTCCGGGTCATGTCGCCCCGCTGCGGATGCTCGATCTTGATGACGTTGGCTCCCAGCGCGCCCAGCAGCCATGTGCAATACGGACCCGACAGCATGTGGGTGACGTCGATCACCGTGAGCCCCGCCAGGGGTCCATTCGCCTCAGCCATCAAGCGACTCCGATCGAGAATGTGATGCCACCGTTCACGCGGAATTCTCCTCTAGATGGGCAGCTCCAGCCCGACGCCCTTCGCTTTGGCCGCTCTGTAGACACACAGCGCGGTTGCGGCGTCCTCGAGGGCGATCCCCAGATTGAGTGCTGCGATCCGCTCCTCGCGTCCGCGCCGGCCCGGCTCCGTCCCGGCCACCACGGCCGCCAACTCGCGCGCCGTCGCGGGGACGCCTGAGAAATAACCAAACTCCCGCGTATGATCGAGCTGGTCGAGATCGTCCGAAAAGACCTGCGCGAAGGCACCGAATGCCGCGGGCTCCCAATAGCAGTCATAATCGAGCGTCACGACCGTTGCACCGGGATCCACCCACGCGATCTTCGCGCTCCTCGGGGCATCCGGAACGATCGGCCCGCAGGTGACGATGAGCTGTGCCCCGGCCATCGCCTCCTGAGCACCGCCGCAGCAGATGACGTCGAGCCCCTCATGCCGTGCCGTCATTTCGCGACGATAGCGCTCCATGGCCGCCGCTTCGATGTCGAAGCATCGAACCGTGCGCAGCGACGGGAAGACCAGCCGAAAAGCCTCGAGATTGCTGCGCCCCTGCACGCCGCAGCCCATGATCCCCAGAACTGCAGGCGAGGGATTGGCGAGAGCGCGGGCCGCAACGGCCGTCGCTGCAGCGGTCCGCTGTCCCGTGGTCCAGGTGGAATCCATGATGGCCATGGGCAGCCCGGTCGCCATGTCGTTGAGAATGAGCTGTCCGGTAATATAGGGCTGCCCGTTCAGGTGATTGTCTGGCGAACCGCTCTGCCACTTGCAGACCGTGGTCCCGAGACCCGCCAATTGTCCGCTCATCGCCGAGAAGAACCGCCGCGGCCCCGCGGGAATCCAGTGCTTGGGCGGAAGCAGTGTCTGACCCTTCGCCTTCTCCAGGAAGGCCTCCGTCACCGCGTCGATGATCTCGGACATGGGCAGGTTGAGCTGCTCCAGATCGGCCCGCGAGAGATAGAGCAGATGGTGAGGCCGGCTCATGCTGTGCTCTTTTCCGCGAGAACGAAGACTGGGAGCGGATAGCGCCGGGCAATCTCTGCGCTCGGCACCTCCACCGCGTCGCCGGAGGCAACCTGGTCGCGATTGTCGCCGACGATCCGAGCCAGCAGCGTAGCGCCCTCCACGAGCGCGATTTCTGCAAGCACGATCGGCGTCTCGTCGTTGAAGGCGGGATCGTTCGGCCGCGCGATCGAACTATATGACACGACGTGCCCGCGGCCCTCGGCGACCACCTCTTCCAGCTCGGTGGACCATGTCTCCGGATCCATCGGCCGCGGATAGAAGAACGGCTTTCCGCCCCGCGCCTTCTGCAGCAGGATTTTGCCGTCCTCCCGCCAACGCCGCAGGAAGGCGGCATTGTCCTGGTCTTCCCGCGGCTGCGGATAAGGTGCTTTTTCCGAACTCATTCTGCGGTCTCCAGCACGACGGCGGATGTGGAAAGGCCATGGCCGTAGCCGACCATTCCATAGCCGGACACCACGCCCCGGCACGCGCCCGGGGTCTGGAACGCCCCGGCTTCTCCGCGCAATTGGCGCACCGCCTCCACCAGTCCGATCATCCCGCCGGCAGCGCCGGCCTGTCCGCAGGACAGCTGGCCGCCATTGGTATTCACCGGGAACGACCCGTCGAACTGCATGGTCCGTTCCGCCAGGAAGCGGCTGACCTCGCCCTTGGCGCAGAAGCCCAGGTCTTCGAGCTGGATGGCCACCATGATCGGGTAGTCGTCATAGGCCTGCACGAACTGCATGTCTGCCGGCCCAAACCCGGCATCACCCCACAGCCGGTCCCGGAACAGCTCCCATCCTCCGCGCAGCGGAGCGATCTCCCCCGCCGGATGATTGTGCCGCTCATAGCCCGACAACACCTTCACCGCCTTGCCCCGGGGCGCCCGGTCCAGGGCGCCGACCACGACCGCTTCCGCACCCGGGCACGGCAGAACGCAGTCGTAAAGCCGGATCGGATCGGCGATGATCCGCGCATTCATGTAGTCTTCGATGCTCAGCGGCCCGCGCAGCAGCGCGTTCTCGTTCAGCCGGGCGCTCGCCCGCTGCCCCACGGCGATGCGCCCGAGATCCTCCCGCCGCGTCCCATAGGTCTCCATGTGCTTGCGCTGGATGATGCCGAACAGGCCGTTCGCGCCGCCGAAGCCGT is a genomic window containing:
- a CDS encoding Zn-ribbon domain-containing OB-fold protein produces the protein MSSEKAPYPQPREDQDNAAFLRRWREDGKILLQKARGGKPFFYPRPMDPETWSTELEEVVAEGRGHVVSYSSIARPNDPAFNDETPIVLAEIALVEGATLLARIVGDNRDQVASGDAVEVPSAEIARRYPLPVFVLAEKSTA
- a CDS encoding thiolase family protein, with product MAVSSIAAQSIGILGYGETVYKKKSDSTLIALLADAARRALASAGLTKNDIDGIAVCSFELPPDNAVTLAEQFGISVSWAYLGTAGGAGPVASVINAIRAVEAGDAKTVLCLAADNYDVGGHFKLMDYFNKALINYGTPNGFGGANGLFGIIQRKHMETYGTRREDLGRIAVGQRASARLNENALLRGPLSIEDYMNARIIADPIRLYDCVLPCPGAEAVVVGALDRAPRGKAVKVLSGYERHNHPAGEIAPLRGGWELFRDRLWGDAGFGPADMQFVQAYDDYPIMVAIQLEDLGFCAKGEVSRFLAERTMQFDGSFPVNTNGGQLSCGQAGAAGGMIGLVEAVRQLRGEAGAFQTPGACRGVVSGYGMVGYGHGLSTSAVVLETAE
- a CDS encoding ornithine cyclodeaminase family protein — its product is MSRPHHLLYLSRADLEQLNLPMSEIIDAVTEAFLEKAKGQTLLPPKHWIPAGPRRFFSAMSGQLAGLGTTVCKWQSGSPDNHLNGQPYITGQLILNDMATGLPMAIMDSTWTTGQRTAAATAVAARALANPSPAVLGIMGCGVQGRSNLEAFRLVFPSLRTVRCFDIEAAAMERYRREMTARHEGLDVICCGGAQEAMAGAQLIVTCGPIVPDAPRSAKIAWVDPGATVVTLDYDCYWEPAAFGAFAQVFSDDLDQLDHTREFGYFSGVPATARELAAVVAGTEPGRRGREERIAALNLGIALEDAATALCVYRAAKAKGVGLELPI